The following are encoded together in the Vanrija pseudolonga chromosome 7, complete sequence genome:
- the arc3_1 gene encoding Actin-related protein 2/3 complex subunit 3, translating to MPAYHSAFNDDPSVRTAGNTAILPINTKIRGPAPIADDPSQPDIIEEALDLFRANCLFRNFEIKGPADRLLIYLILFISECLTKLAPTPGRPSPGYTEAVKQLSTLAVDNFALPGEPGFPLNSMYHAPANRTEADALRSYLTQTRSELALRLADRLYPYEQVLGADGQPTGAQGPRATKPSKWWMSFQKRRFMNRSLGGA from the exons ATGCCC GCCTACCACTCGGCCTTTAACGACGACCCATCCGTGCGCACGGCGGGCAACACGGCCATCCTGCCCATCAACACCAAGATCCGTGGGCCTGCTCCGATTGCCG aCGACCCATCGCAGCCCGACATTatcgaggaggcgctcgacctctTCCGCGCCAACTGCCTCTTCCGCAACTTTGAGATCAAGG GCCCCGCCGACCGCCTCCTCATCTACCTCATCCTCTTCATCTCCGAGTGCTTGACCaagctggcgccgacgcccggccgccccagcccaggATACACAGAAGCGGTCAAGCAGCTGTCCACGCTCGCCGTGGACAACTTTGCGCTGCCTGGCGAGCCCGGGTTCCCCCTCAACTCGATGTACCACGCGCCTGCGAACCGCACCGAGGCTG ACGCCCTCCGCTCGTACCTCACCCAGACCCGctccgagctcgccctccgcctcgcaGACAGGCTGTACCCCTACGAGcaggtcctcggcgctgacggccagccgacgggcgcgcagggcccgcgcgcgaccaAGCCGAGCAAGTGGTGGATGTCGTTCCAGAAGCGCAGGTTCATGAACCGGTCGCTTGGTGGCGCGTAA
- the arc3_1 gene encoding Actin-related protein 2/3 complex subunit 3, with the protein MPAYHSAFNDDPSVRTAGNTAILPINTKIRGPAPIADDPSQPDIIEEALDLFRANCLFRNFEIKGGEGRETKDGRLADARPGPADRLLIYLILFISECLTKLAPTPGRPSPGYTEAVKQLSTLAVDNFALPGEPGFPLNSMYHAPANRTEADALRSYLTQTRSELALRLADRLYPYEQVLGADGQPTGAQGPRATKPSKWWMSFQKRRFMNRSLGGA; encoded by the exons ATGCCC GCCTACCACTCGGCCTTTAACGACGACCCATCCGTGCGCACGGCGGGCAACACGGCCATCCTGCCCATCAACACCAAGATCCGTGGGCCTGCTCCGATTGCCG aCGACCCATCGCAGCCCGACATTatcgaggaggcgctcgacctctTCCGCGCCAACTGCCTCTTCCGCAACTTTGAGATCAAGGGTGGGGAGGGACGAGAGACCAAGGATGGacggctcgctgacgctcgcccaGGCCCCGCCGACCGCCTCCTCATCTACCTCATCCTCTTCATCTCCGAGTGCTTGACCaagctggcgccgacgcccggccgccccagcccaggATACACAGAAGCGGTCAAGCAGCTGTCCACGCTCGCCGTGGACAACTTTGCGCTGCCTGGCGAGCCCGGGTTCCCCCTCAACTCGATGTACCACGCGCCTGCGAACCGCACCGAGGCTG ACGCCCTCCGCTCGTACCTCACCCAGACCCGctccgagctcgccctccgcctcgcaGACAGGCTGTACCCCTACGAGcaggtcctcggcgctgacggccagccgacgggcgcgcagggcccgcgcgcgaccaAGCCGAGCAAGTGGTGGATGTCGTTCCAGAAGCGCAGGTTCATGAACCGGTCGCTTGGTGGCGCGTAA
- the DFR1 gene encoding Dihydrofolate reductase, protein MAPKRSITAVVAATLDNGIGRDGGLPWRLPGEMKYFARVTTGEALPTNTHNAVIMGRKTWDGIPSKFRPLKDRHNLVVSRAGVDVGDAHLTTPHSSLEAAISSVPDTTHRTFLIGGAQLYNQSLPEHVDRVLLTRVLESLPCDAFLDDFTTDKRWRRAPHAELREWVGWEVPEGDVEEKGIRYRFEMWVKDL, encoded by the exons ATGGCCCCAAAACGCAGCATCacagccgtcgtcgctgccaccCTCGACAATGGAAtcggacgcgacggcggACTGCCGTGGCGCCTGCCCGGCGAGATGAAGTACTTTGCCAGAG TGACCACCGGCGAGGCCCTCCCCACCAACACCCACAACGCAGTCATCATGGGCCGCAAGACCTGGGACGGCATCCCATCAAAATTCCGCCCTCTGAAAGACCGCCACAACCTCGTTGTATCCCGCGccggtgtcgacgtcggagACGCCCACCTCACCACCCCGCACTCATCCCTCGAAGCAGCCATCAGTTCAGTGCCCGACACAACACATCGCACCttcctcatcggcggcgCCCAGCTCTACAACCAGTCTCTGCCAGAACACGTCGACCGCGTGCTCCTCACCCGCGTGCTAGAATCTCTGCCATGCGATGCTTTCCTCGACGATTTTACGACCGACAAgcgttggcgacgagcgccacACGCCGAACTGCGCGAGTGGGTGGGATGGGAGGTGCCCGAGGGCGATGTGGAGGAAAAGGGGATACGGTACAGGTTTGAAATGTGGGTCAAGGATCTATAG
- the PMT2 gene encoding Dolichyl-phosphate-mannose--protein mannosyltransferase 2 has product MRSTTHRRTHYHDEDDLADPRPWETRVPPSTYGSSQQEHPDLPLYAMEDEKKQLQPDDQGKWDKGHGAGPGVGGKRGLPPRQRVEGAWGIYAEYEDWIWAGIYTALSMLTRYWRIGAANFVVWDEAHFGKFGSHYINRDFYFDVHPPLGKMLVGLAGILSGYNGGFEFKSGVEYPDEVPYVAMRVLLASFGVALVPLAWWTAGELGWSRFTRHWVTICVLCDVGWLCISRFILLDSMLLFFTFTTFLGLVKFHNQRHDPFGDDWWIWLVFTGWSIGCVCSVKWVGMFVTAVVGLYTIEDLWDKFGDLSMPIRTYIKHWVARIGALIVMPFLIYAACFKIHFLILNRSGPGDAQMSSLFQSHLIGNDFSESPLEVAYGSKVTLKNYGYGGGLLHSHVQTYPVGSQQQQVTCYHYKDSNNNWFVSHPRDANPRPDEIQYLKDGDTIRLVHEATSRNLHSHYVHAPVTKEWWEVSGYGNATIGDDHDNWVVEIVDDTVSRKKSKDGIVHTLTTRLRLKHKTIGCYLRAANSVLPQWGFKQIEVYCQTAVDPKDVHTFWNVESHWNEQLPPGNVKLYKSPFWRDFSHLNVAMWTSNNALVPDPDKEDVLASKPSDWPLLHLGLRMCGWGDQQIKFYLLGTPIIWWFSTASLLLSGLIGLWYVLRQQRHYKDWAPGEFDHWVYVAKVAFYGWALHYLPFMIMGRVTYLHHYLPTLWFAVLIAGHVLDTWFFNNQKLSPTTRLAWFVLWTAAVVINFWWFKDLALGIHGPVNDHKGWQWRRSWNIYNGV; this is encoded by the exons ATGCGGTCGACAACGCACCGCCGAACACATTaccacgacgaggacgatcTAGCCGACCCCCGGCCGTGGGAGACACGTGTTCCACCTTCCACCTACGGCTCATCACAACAAGAGCACCCAGACCTCCCCCTCTACGCAATGGAGGACGAAAAGAAGCAGCTGCAGCCCGATGACCAGGGCAAGTGGGACAAGGGCCACGGCGCTGGGCCAGGTGTAGGAGGCAAGCGCGGCCTGCCCCCAaggcagcgcgtcgagggtgcC TGGGGCATCTACGCAGAGTACGAGGACTGGATCTGGGCAGGCATCTACACCGCCCTGTCAATGCTCACGCGCTACTGGCGCATCGGCGCGGCCAACTTTGTCGTCTGGGACGAGGCCCACTTTGGCAAGTTTGGCTCCCACTACATCAACCGCGACTTTTACTTTGACGTCCACCCCCCGCTCGGCAAGATGCTCGTGGGCCTGGCCGGTATCCTGTCGGGCTACAACGGTGGCTTCGAGTTCAAGTCGGGCGTAGAGTACCCTGACGAGGTGCCGTACGTCGCCATGCGCGTGCTGCTCGCCTCGTTTGGTGTCGCGCTGGTGCCGCTGGCGTGGTGGACcgcgggcgagctgggctggTCCCGCTTCACGCGTCACTGGGTCACCATCTGTGTGCTGTGCGACGTCGGATGGCTCTGCATCTCGCGTTTCATCCTGCTCGACTCGATGCTCCTCTTCTTCACGTtcaccaccttcctcggcctcgtcaagtTCCACAACCAGCGCCACGACCCCTTTGGCGACGACTGGTGGATCTGGCTCGTCTTCACCGGCTGGTCGATCGGCTGCGTCTGCAGTGTCAAGTGGGTCGGCATGTTTGTCACGGCCGTTGTTGGTCTCTACACCATCGAGGACCTTTGGGACAAGTTTGGCGACCTTTCGATGCCGATCCGCACGTACATCAAGCACTGGGTCGCGCGCATCGGCGCTTTGATCGTCATGCCCTTCCTCATCTACGCTGCGTGCTTCAAGATTCACTTTTTGATCCTCAACCGCTCGGGACCCGGTGACGCGCAGATGAGCTCGCTCTTCCAGTCGCACCTTATCGGCAACGACTTTTCAGAGTCTCCCTTGGAGGTGGCTTATGGTTCCAAGGTGACTCTGAAGAACTATGGCTACGGTGGTGGTCTCCTCCACTCGCACGTGCAGACCTACCCTGTTGgatcgcagcagcagcaggttACGTGCTACCACTACAAggacagcaacaacaactgGTTCGTCTCGCACCCCCGCGACGCCAACCCGCGCCCCGACGAGATCCAGTACCTCAAGGACGGTGACACTATCCGTCTCGTCCACGAGGCGACCAGCCGCAACCTCCACTCGCACTACGTCCACGCCCCTGTCACCAAGGAGTGGTGGGAGGTCTCGGGTTACGGCAACGCCACGATCGGCGACGACCATGACAACTGGGTGgtcgagattgtcgacgacacggtCAGCCGCAAGAAGTCCAAGGACGGCATCGTCCACACCCTTACTACCCGTCTGCGTCTCAAGCACAAGACGATTGGCTGCTACCTCCGTGCCGCCAACTCGGTCCTTCCTCAGTGGGGTTTCAAGCAGATTGAGGTCTACTGCCAGACGGCCGTCGACCCCAAGGACGTTCACACGTTCTGGAACGTCGAGTCGCACTGGAACGAGCAGCTCCCTCCGGGTAATGTCAAGCTTTACAAGTCACCCTTCTGGCGTGACTTCTCGCACCTCAACGTTGCCATGTGGACCTCGAACAATGCTCTTGTTCCCGACCCGGACAAGGAGGATGTTCTTGCTTCCAAGCCTTCCGACTGGCCTCTGCTCCACCTTGGTCTGCGTATGTGCGGCTGGGGCGACCAGCAGATCAAGTTTTACCTGCTTGGTACGCCGATTATCTGGTGGTTCAGCACGGCGTCTCTGCTCCTCTCTGGCCTCATTGGCCTGTGGTACGTGCttcgccagcagcgccactACAAGGACTGGGCTCCTGGAGAGTTTGACCACTGGGTGTATGTTGCCAAGGTGGCGTTCTACGGCTGGGCCTTGCACTACT TGCCCTTTATGATCATGGGCCGTGTGACCTACCTCCACCACTACCTGCCCACATTGTGGTTTGCGGTTCTCATTGCCGGCCACGTCCTCGACACGTGGTTCTTCAACAACCAGAAGctctcgccgacgaccaggcTGGCCTGGTTTGTGCTCTGGACTGCTGCCGTTGTCATCAACTTTTGGTGGTTCAAGGACCTCGCCCTGGGTATTCACGGCCCGGTCAACGACCACAAGGGCTGGCAGTGGCGCCGTTCTTGGAAC ATCTACAACGGCGTGTAA
- the HSD2 gene encoding 11-beta-hydroxysteroid dehydrogenase-like 2, translating to MSSSSFGFERWDPNGAELILKPSRSHADPRSLKGKRVLVIGGSGSVGSHQVDGFAKAGAEVLLASRKLPNAEAAAKDAAKRVPGAKIIPVAGDLGTFDGAAKFADKVTKDHGQVDHVVVAIGSWWSGRGLWDVPPDVWQRFFVDVTTGYIASLHAWLPRLPEAGAMVWILGASGVVPVPGAGPLSMAQASLVMAQRVVEAETGDSRRLFSIVLGNLATRERPGAPSSWISADEAAEVAVALAARPDAPSQGVVIRHRTALDSVQKRLGLK from the coding sequence atgtcctcgtcctcctttGGCTTCGAGCGCTGGGACCCCAACGGCGCCGAACTCATCCTCAAGCCTTCGCGCAGCCACGCCGACCCGCGCAGcctcaagggcaagcgcgtgctcgtcatcGGCGGGTCGGGCTCCGTCGGCAGCCACCAGGTCGACGGCttcgccaaggccggcgcggaggtgctgctggcgagcAGGAAACTGcccaacgccgaggcggcagccaAGGACGCTGCGAAGCGTGTCCCCGGGGCGAAAATCATCCCGGtcgccggcgacctcggcacgtTTGACGGTGCGGCCAAGTTCGCCGACAAGGTGACGAAAGACCACGGGCAGGTggaccacgtcgtcgtcgccattgGCTCCTGGTGGTCAGGCCGCGGGCTGTGGGATGTCCCGCCCGACGTGTGGCAGCGCTTCTTTGTCGACGTGACCACCGGGTACATTGCGAGCCTGCACGCGTGGCTGCCGCGCCTgcccgaggccggcgcgatGGTGTGgatcctcggcgcgagcggcgtcgtgcccgtcCCTGGGGCGGGGCCCTTGTCTATGGCCCAAGCGAGCCTGGTCAtggcgcagcgcgtcgtcgaggccgagacgggcgactCGCGCCGCCTGTTCTCCATCGTCCTGGGTAACCTCGCCACCCGGGAGCGGCCgggcgcgccgtcctcgtgGATCTCGGCagacgaggccgccgaagtggctgtcgcgctcgctgcgcgcccggacgcgccgagccagGGCGTCGTTATTCGCCATCGCACAGCGCTCGACTCGGTGCAGAAGCGCCTCGGGCTCAAGTAG
- the Ap2b1 gene encoding AP-2 complex subunit beta translates to MADAKLFTRTKIQDLRDELRNSGDKKDKGYARKKTALKKIVANMTMGNDMSQLFPDMVQCMQIQVLEIKKMVYLYLVNYGRSRPEEVAHAIGGFLSDCADRNPLIRALAIRTMSSIPLPSIIQALVDPLRHGLEDQDPYVRKTAAIAVAKLYSSDYGKKMIERENFVAMLRDLLADHNPTVVANAVAALMEISDRSSDITLRLNATVAGKLVAALGECSEWGQVYILDSLLSFIPQTSLDAETLAERISVRLQHANSAVVLTTVKVILYLMNYMEDEDLIRMLERKMGPPLVTLLSTGPEVQYVALRNILLIIQRRPAILANEVKVFFCKYNDPIYVKLAKLEIMYRLTREENVGEVLAELKEYASEVDVDFVRKAVRSIGRLAIKISGASDQCVLVLLDLLKTKITYVVQEAIVVIKDIFRRYPNKYESIIGTLCENLDVLDEPEAKAAMIWIVGQYADRIENSDELLEDFSYAFKEEPAEVQLALLTAVVKLFIKRPTAAQTLLPEVLKLATEEAENPDLRDRGFMYWRLLTTNPTAAREIVLGEKPVISTETDRMVKGMLDQLLLHTGTLGSIYHKNPETFIRTAKPRYLPDSPALNASSRRHLVMPRGAPASSFNPKSVPVPARPTMEAGNGTGNGGSGGERADTPQGDLSDDPYSQLADLDLLGGGGNYQADMPRPRGGTEDLLI, encoded by the exons atggccgacgccaagctgtTCA CCCGCACCAAGATCCAGGACTTGCGCGATGAGCTCCGCAACTCCGgcgacaagaaggacaaAGGCTACGCGCGCAAGAAGACGGCGTTGAAGAAGATTGTCGCCAACATGACGATGGGCAATGACA TGTCGCAGCTCTTCCCCGACATGGTCCAGTGCATGCAGATCCAAGTCCTCGAGATCAAGAAGA TGGTATACCTCTACCTCGTCAACTATGGCCGGTCACGGCCTGAAGAGGTCGCGCACGCCATCGGCGGCTTCCTCTCG GACTGCGCAGACCGTAACCCGCTCATCCGTGCGCTCGCCATCCGTACCATGTCGTCCATCCCGCTCCCGAGCATCATccaggcgctcgtcgaccccctacgccacggcctcgaggaccagGACCCGTATGTGCGCAAAACGGCCGCGATTGC cgtcgcAAAGCTCTACTCTTCCGACTATGGCAAGAAGATGATTGAGCGCGAGAACTTTGTCGCCATGCTCCGCGACCTTCTGGCCGACCACAACCCCACCGTTGTGgccaacgccgtcgcggccctGATGGAGATCTCGGACAGAAGCAGCGACATTACGCTTAGATTAAACGCCACGGTTgccggcaagctcgtcgccgcgctcggcgagtgcTCAGAGTGGGGACAGGTGTACatcctcgactcgctcctcTCGTTCATCCCCCAGacgtcgctcgacgccgagacgctcgcgGAGAGGATATCCGTCCGCCTGCAGCATGCCAACTCGGCCGTCGTGCTCACCACCGTCAAGGTGATCCTCTACCTCATGAACTATatggaggacgaggacctcaTCCGCATGCTCGAGCGCAAAATGGGCCCTCCCCTCGTTACCCTGCTGTCTACTGGACCCGAGGTGCAATACGTCGCCCTGCGTAACATTCTTCTTATTATCCAGCGCCGCCCGGCCATCCTCGCCAACGAAGTCAAGGTCTTCTTCTGCAAGTACAACGACCCGATCTATGTCAAGCTCGCCAAACTCGAGATCATGTACCGCCTTACGCGCGAGGAGAATGTCGGCGAAGTActtgccgagctcaaggagtATGCGTCCGAGGTCGATGTCGACTTTGTGCGCAAGGCGGTCCGTTCGATCGGCCGCTTGGCCATCAAGATCTCCGGCGCCTCCGACCAATGTGTGCTTGTTCTGCTCGACCTTCTCAAGACCAAGATCACGTACGTCGTCCAGGAGGCGATTGTCGTCATCAAGGACATCTTCAGGCGATACCCCAACAAGTACGAGAGCATTATCGGCACGCTGTGCGAGAacctcgacgtgctcgacgagcccgaggccaaggccgccatgATCTGGATCGTGGGCCAGTACGCCGACCGCATCGAGAACAgtgacgagctgctcgaggactTTTCATACGCATTCAAGGAGGAGCCGGCCGAGGTGCAGCTCGCACTACTGACAGCTGTCGTCAAGCTGTTCATCAAGCGgccgacggccgcgcagACGCTCCTGCCAGAGGTGCTCAAGCTTgcgaccgaggaggccgagaaccCCGACCTGAGGGATCGT GGATTCATGTACTGGCGACTTTTGACCACCAACCCGACTGCTGCCCGCGAGATTGTCCTCGGCGAGAAGCCCGTCATCTCGACGGAAACCGACCGCATGGTCAAGGGTATgctcgaccagctcctcCTGCACACTGGAACCCTCGGCTCCATCTACCACAAGAACCCCGAGACGTTTATCCGTACCGCCAAGCCACGGTACCTGCCCGACTCGCCAGCGCTcaacgcgtcgtcgaggcggcacCTCGTCATGCCAAgaggcgcgccggcgtcgagcttcAACCCCAAGTCGGTGCCAGTACCTGCGCGGCCAACAATGGAGGCTGGCAATGGGActggcaacggcggcagtggcggtgAGCGGGCCGATACGCCACAGGGCGACTTGTCGGACGACCCGTACTCGCAGCTGGCGGAtctcgaccttcttggcggAGGAGGCAACTACCAGGCCGATATGCCGCGGCCGCGTGGGGGCACTGAGGACTTGTTGATTTAG
- the BOL3 gene encoding BolA-like protein 3: MSLRLLSRATRASSSSSTTLRLAHRAYSIPAREVPTGLGEGEKVIWDKLAARFPGTQLQVQDVSGGCGSFYAISVSSPEFKGLSMVKQHKLVNDCLKEDIKGIHGLQLKTIPEDAA, encoded by the exons ATgtccctccgcctcctctcGCGCGCAACAAgagcctcctcgtcgtcatcgacgaccctccgcctcgcgcaccgcgcctACTCCAtccccgcgcgcgaggtgccCACCGGCCTGGGAgagggcgagaaggtcaTCTGGGAtaagctcgccgcgcgcttcCCCGGGACGCAGTTGCAGGTGCAGGACGTGTCTG gcggctgcggctcgTTCTACGCCATCTCCGTCTCGTCCCCCGAGTTCAAGGGCCTCTCCATGGTCAAGCAGCAcaagctcgtcaacgacTGCTTGAAGGAGGACATTAAGGGGATCCACGGATTGCAA CTCAAGACAATCCCAGAGGACGCGGCATAG
- the METAP1 gene encoding Methionine aminopeptidase 1: MTLCTGCQAKEASRLECPHCKKLNIAGSFFCDQDCFKKNWGTHKLIHNIVKIAADNEDTKNSTLPASMRGYQFTGTLRPVYPLSAKREVPAHIERPDYADHPQGWSACEAVRERSVKILTQQEIEAMRTVCRLSREVLDITAAAIRPGITSDELDAICHQACIDRNCYPSPLNYNKFPKSVCISVNEVICHGIPDQRPLVEGDIVNLDVSLFYKGFHGDLNATYPVGKIDQESQDLIDTTKKAMEEAIALCKPGVPYREIGNKIESITKPKGFSVVRRYTGHGIHNLFHCNPNIVHYANSKMPGKMEVGQVFTIEPMINLGTANLDHWRDDWTAVTLDGRRSAQFEETILITENGAEILTRIPKKKKNNKKKNKKSGNGAAAAAGAAGGDDDDEVDTPVDTPNGAGTPVATD; this comes from the exons atgacCCTCTGCACTGGCTGCCAGGCAAAGGAGGCCTCGCGTCTCGAGTGCCCTCACTGCAAGAA GTTGAATATCGCGGGCAGCTTCTTCTGCGACCAGGACTGCTTCAAGAAGAACT GG GGAACACACAAGCTCATCCACAACATTGTCAAGATTGCCGCGGACAATGAGGACACGA AGAACTCGACCCTCCCCGCCTCGATGCGCGGCTACCAGTTCACCGGCACACTGAGGCCAGTCTACCCCCTCTCAGCGAAGCGTGAGGTGCCCGCGCACATCGAGCGCCCCGACTACGCCGACCACC CGCAGGGATGGAGCGCGTGCGAGGCCGTCCGCGAGCGGTCGGTCAAGATCCTGACCCAGCAGGAGATTGAAGCGATGAGGACGGTGTGCAGG CTCTCgcgcgaggtcctcgacaTCACTGCCGCCGCGATCCGCCCCGGCATCACgtcggacgagctcgacgccatctGCCACCAGGCATGCATCGACCGCAACTGCTACCCCTCGCCGCTCAACTACAACAAGTTCCCCAAGTCGGTGTGCATCAGTGTCAACGAGGTCATCTGCCACGGTATCCCCGACCAGCGGCCACTGGTCGAGGGCGACATTGTCAACCTCGACGTGTCCCTCTTCTACAAGGGCTTCCACGGCGACCTGAACGCGACGTACCCCGTCGGCAAGATTGACCAGGAGTCACAAGACCTGATTGACACGACCAAGAAGGCGATGGAGGAGGCCATTGCGCTGTGCAAGCCCGGCGTCCCCTACCGCGAGATTGGCAACAAGATCGAGTCCATCACCAAGCCCAAGGGCTTCAGCGTCGTCCGCCGCTACACCGGCCACGGCATCCACAACCTGTTCCACTGCAACCCCAACATTGTGCACTACGCCAACTCGAAGATGCCCGGAAAGATGGAGGTCGGCCAGGTGTTTACCATT GAGCCCATGATCAACCTCGGCAccgccaacctcgaccacTGGCGCGACGACTGGACGGCCgtcacgctcgacggccgccggTCGGCCCAGTTCGAGGAGACGATCCTCATCACTGAGAACGGCGCCGAGATCCTCACCAGGATacccaagaagaagaagaacaacaagaagaagaacaagaagTCGGGCAAcggtgcggcggctgccgctggcgccgctggcggcgacgatgacgacgaggtcgacacgCCAGTGGACACGCccaacggcgccggcacgcccgTTGCCACAGACTAG
- the RDO1_1 gene encoding Glyoxalase domain-containing protein RDO1, which produces MTAAAICTIASLDHLVLTVASLPRTITFYQRLGMRHEVFSPASAPDTQRHSLRFGPSKINLHQKGSEFDPKATNVQTGSADLCFVVEDDVRVVRERLQAAGLTILEGGEVVPRTGARGPIESVYLYDPDGNLVELSNYKQK; this is translated from the exons atgacagccgccgccatctGCACCATCGCGtccctcgaccacctcgtgctGACGGTCGCGTCGCTCCCGCGCACGATCACATTCTACCAGCGCCTGGGGATGCGGCACGAGGTCTTCTCGCCGGCCAGCGCACCAGACACGCAGCGGCACTCGCTGCGCTTCGGGCCGTCCAAGATCAACCTGCACCAGAAGGGGTCCGAGTTCGACCCTAAGGCGACCAACGTCcagacgggctcggcggacCTGtgcttcgtcgtcgaggatgacgtGCGCGTTGTCCGCGAGCGACTGCAGGCGGCCGGCCTGACCATCCTCGAGggaggcgaggtcgtgccgCGTACTGGCGCGCGCGGACCCATCGAGTCGGTCTACCTCTACGACCCGGACGGTAACCTCGTCGA GCTGTCCAACTACAAGCAGAAGTGA